A region of the Acidobacteriota bacterium genome:
GCTATGAAGGATAGAAAAAAGCGCCGGCGGGTCGCCGGCGCCGCCCCTGCATATTCTCGCTACCGTGGCGGCATGGCGCCGGGATTGTTACGCGCGTTCATCAGCTCGATGAAGCGGTGGTCCTTGATCAGCTTGGCAAATTCCGGTTCGCTGTAGACCTTATCCACGCCGATGTAGCCCTCATCGAGGGCGCGGCGCAGGTAGACCAAGGACTCCTCCGTTTTGCCGTGGGCGGCAAGCAGCTTGGCGAGCACGTAGGAGTACAGGCCCTTTTCTTGCGGCATGCGTGCCATGATGCCGCCGGGAGATTCGCGCGAGAAGATGTCGGGATCGATGGTGAGCGCGCGGCTGTATTCGATGGAGGCGTTGTCATACTTCTTCGAGGCGAAGAACGCGCGGCCCAGGTTACTGTGGAAGGAAGCACTATCCGGACCGATCTCGATCGCCTTCTGGTATGTCTTGATCGCCTTGCCATACTGTTTGCGAAAGAAATACGCCACGC
Encoded here:
- a CDS encoding tetratricopeptide repeat protein is translated as MRHFLLVPALLSLSAIAAFASAPRITDAGETKYVAQRADDSPRKKSSTSLSVENWRMAPPPPWDASAAELEKKGDELRLMKAPADALDYYRAALEKTPKQDRSALYNKCGISELQLSRFDESRKNFVNAIKRNQHNAEAINNLGVAYFFRKQYGKAIKTYQKAIEIGPDSASFHSNLGRAFFASKKYDNASIEYSRALTIDPDIFSRESPGGIMARMPQEKGLYSYVLAKLLAAHGKTEESLVYLRRALDEGYIGVDKVYSEPEFAKLIKDHRFIELMNARNNPGAMPPR